In Archangium violaceum, the following are encoded in one genomic region:
- a CDS encoding cyclic nucleotide-binding domain-containing protein yields the protein MSDALHQELERLQSLGRTPEALATGEALAADWARKGQPLRAIAVCRVLLQLDPGHVRTPQLLADLYARPKAPGATAPAADAEALPRVPLFSQLAREPFVELVGSVEPRSFRPGQSLITEGEPGRSTFALVEGQVDVMRQMEGGERRTLASLGEGEFFGEIALVSESPRLATVVATRPTVALELSRTRVERLALKHPMVGETAQAFYRERLLANVLRSNPVFSALAPPQRQALSRIFELRTVEAGQIIIEQGQRGEALYLLLTGQCSPVLRQPDGRQKAFSSLREGDVFGEISLLLGRPASASVRADTQCHLLRLGREAFEQHVLSQPSVRAALMRLGTERLLHISKLLSGRVAHEGDQRV from the coding sequence ATGTCCGACGCACTGCATCAGGAACTCGAGCGGCTCCAGTCGCTCGGCCGTACGCCCGAGGCCCTCGCCACCGGAGAGGCCCTGGCCGCCGATTGGGCCCGGAAGGGCCAACCGCTGCGTGCCATCGCGGTGTGCAGGGTGCTCCTCCAGCTCGACCCGGGCCATGTGCGCACGCCGCAACTGCTGGCGGATCTGTACGCGCGCCCCAAGGCCCCGGGGGCGACCGCTCCCGCCGCTGACGCCGAGGCGCTGCCGCGCGTGCCCCTCTTCTCACAGCTCGCCCGCGAGCCCTTCGTGGAGCTGGTGGGCTCAGTGGAGCCCCGCTCCTTCCGGCCTGGGCAGAGCCTCATCACCGAGGGTGAGCCGGGCAGGTCCACGTTCGCCCTCGTCGAGGGGCAGGTGGACGTGATGCGCCAGATGGAGGGCGGCGAGCGGCGCACGCTCGCCTCGCTGGGGGAGGGCGAGTTCTTCGGGGAGATCGCCCTCGTCTCCGAGAGCCCGCGCCTGGCCACCGTGGTGGCGACCCGGCCCACCGTGGCGCTCGAGCTGTCGCGCACGCGGGTGGAGCGGCTCGCCCTGAAGCACCCCATGGTCGGCGAGACGGCCCAAGCCTTCTACCGGGAGCGGCTGCTGGCCAACGTGCTGCGCAGCAACCCCGTCTTCTCCGCGCTGGCCCCCCCGCAGCGGCAGGCGCTGTCGCGCATCTTCGAGCTGCGAACGGTGGAGGCCGGGCAGATCATCATCGAGCAGGGGCAGCGGGGCGAGGCCCTGTACCTGCTGTTGACGGGCCAGTGCTCGCCGGTGCTGCGCCAGCCGGACGGGCGGCAGAAGGCGTTCTCCTCGCTGCGGGAAGGGGACGTCTTCGGGGAGATCTCCCTGCTGCTCGGCCGGCCCGCGAGCGCCTCGGTGCGCGCGGACACGCAGTGCCACCTGCTGCGGCTGGGGCGCGAGGCCTTCGAGCAGCACGTCCTCAGCCAGCCGAGCGTTCGCGCGGCGCTCATGCGCCTGGGCACGGAGCGGCTGCTGCACATCTCCAAGCTGCTCTCCGGCCGCGTGGCGCACGAGGGAGATCAGCGCGTCTGA
- a CDS encoding NADP-dependent oxidoreductase — translation MAPAIPDKMKAAAFDRFGGPEVLGIKTVPVPTCGDDEILIRVEAAGVAVWDPVEREGEMAGMMEGGPRFPYVPGTDGAGEVISVGRNVRRFKEGDRVYAMAFLSPKGGFYAEFAVVKEKHAARIPRGMKVEQAATLAADGITALQGLEDHLRLQAGQRLLIFGASGGVGHIALQLARRLGARVLAVASGEDGVELARRLGAEAVVEGHHGDVEKACRDFAPDGLDAALVLACNDRCQSVLKKHVRQGGRIAHPNGVEPPPQGPEVIAYDGVPRQSTLERLNELIEAGPFHLEIGRVYAMEEAARAQKEVLQHHLGKLALRIH, via the coding sequence ATGGCCCCCGCCATTCCCGACAAGATGAAGGCCGCGGCGTTCGACCGTTTCGGCGGCCCGGAAGTCCTCGGCATCAAGACGGTGCCCGTGCCCACCTGCGGGGACGATGAAATCCTCATCCGCGTCGAGGCGGCCGGGGTGGCCGTCTGGGATCCCGTCGAACGAGAAGGGGAGATGGCCGGGATGATGGAGGGGGGCCCGCGATTCCCCTACGTGCCCGGCACCGACGGCGCGGGCGAGGTGATCTCCGTGGGCAGGAACGTGCGGCGCTTCAAGGAGGGGGACCGCGTCTACGCCATGGCCTTCCTGAGCCCCAAGGGGGGCTTCTACGCGGAGTTCGCCGTGGTGAAGGAGAAGCACGCGGCGCGGATTCCCCGGGGAATGAAGGTGGAGCAGGCGGCGACACTCGCGGCGGACGGCATCACCGCGCTGCAAGGACTGGAGGACCACCTGCGGCTTCAGGCGGGGCAACGCCTGCTCATCTTCGGCGCCAGCGGAGGAGTGGGGCACATCGCGCTGCAACTCGCCCGGCGCCTGGGCGCCCGGGTGCTGGCGGTCGCCTCGGGCGAGGACGGGGTGGAGCTGGCCCGCCGGCTCGGCGCGGAGGCGGTCGTCGAGGGCCATCACGGGGACGTGGAGAAGGCCTGCCGCGACTTCGCGCCGGACGGGCTCGACGCGGCGCTGGTGCTGGCGTGCAATGACCGCTGCCAGAGCGTGCTGAAGAAGCACGTGCGCCAGGGCGGACGCATCGCCCACCCGAACGGCGTGGAGCCGCCTCCTCAGGGCCCCGAGGTCATCGCCTATGACGGTGTCCCCAGGCAGAGCACGCTCGAGCGGCTCAACGAGCTCATTGAAGCGGGGCCGTTCCACCTGGAGATCGGCCGTGTCTACGCGATGGAGGAGGCCGCCCGGGCCCAGAAGGAGGTGCTCCAGCACCACCTGGGCAAGCTCGCCCTGCGGATCCACTGA
- a CDS encoding SGNH/GDSL hydrolase family protein has protein sequence MFSRINGQGVSLAVALAASLTVGSDALASTINQNVSWTLNRSGATSTYRVVAYGDSIFAGYNGSLSSVARRSAPNVEAEYLAKDFNSNIEIYRRTKSGAVASDIYNNKIVSERSYMQTSNTRVVMFEMCGNDYLQARSAFTDQTGTCSYSGLDTALANCTSYTEKAMQAINTYATAAKSKIVMNIYYPGFDADNVQTNCTDPTTGTKINKRGKFLPYLAKSNWRTCNLAEKYGFKCADAFAEYMGADYDSNGDGQIDQDALRYRTGETEAAYVTRITSTLASTLRDANTHFANSSTSYDYIQSDNTHPTYYLSSTVSVGFFGGTGSGSGGADFTDAQIVNGQNPQWNKWGHERAGYIMSLLDPAAP, from the coding sequence ATGTTCTCTCGTATCAACGGGCAAGGGGTCTCCCTTGCCGTTGCGCTCGCGGCCAGCCTCACGGTGGGCAGCGACGCACTCGCGAGCACCATCAACCAGAACGTTTCGTGGACCCTCAACCGCAGCGGAGCGACCTCGACGTACCGCGTCGTGGCGTATGGTGATTCCATCTTCGCGGGCTACAACGGCTCGCTGAGCAGCGTGGCGCGGCGCTCGGCGCCGAACGTGGAGGCGGAGTACCTGGCCAAGGACTTCAACTCCAACATCGAGATCTACCGCCGCACGAAGTCGGGCGCGGTGGCCAGCGACATCTACAACAACAAGATCGTCTCCGAGCGCTCGTACATGCAGACGAGCAACACCCGCGTGGTGATGTTCGAGATGTGCGGCAACGACTACCTGCAGGCGCGCTCTGCCTTCACGGACCAGACGGGCACCTGCAGCTATTCGGGCCTGGACACGGCGCTGGCCAACTGCACCTCGTATACGGAGAAGGCCATGCAGGCCATCAACACGTATGCGACGGCGGCCAAGTCGAAGATCGTGATGAACATCTACTATCCGGGCTTCGACGCGGACAACGTGCAGACCAACTGCACGGATCCCACGACCGGGACCAAGATCAACAAGCGCGGCAAGTTCCTGCCGTACCTGGCCAAGAGCAACTGGCGGACGTGCAACCTGGCGGAGAAGTACGGCTTCAAGTGCGCGGATGCGTTCGCCGAGTACATGGGAGCCGACTACGACTCGAACGGTGACGGGCAGATCGACCAGGACGCGCTGCGCTACCGCACGGGCGAGACGGAGGCGGCCTACGTGACGCGCATCACGTCCACGCTGGCCTCGACGCTGCGCGACGCGAACACGCACTTCGCCAACTCGAGCACGAGCTACGACTACATCCAGTCGGACAACACGCACCCGACGTACTACCTGTCGTCGACGGTGTCGGTGGGCTTCTTCGGTGGAACGGGCTCGGGCTCGGGCGGAGCGGACTTCACGGACGCGCAGATCGTGAACGGGCAGAACCCGCAGTGGAACAAGTGGGGCCACGAGCGCGCGGGCTACATCATGTCGCTGCTGGATCCGGCGGCGCCGTAA
- the lepB gene encoding signal peptidase I, which produces MGRTHDMPPSRPRWRTYLVEVLALAVLFVGRASLADHYHVPSGSMEPTLRIKDHLAVDKRAYGLRIPLTHVWLTEKEPQRGDVVVFDSPIDGKVMVKRLVGLPGDRILFDGESLVLNGQPVEQRFTEEGVRLELLPGALHPLDPEPYQGPEMDEVVIPPRYYLVLGDHRGNSADSRVWGLVPRENLLGRAVAVLYSPREGLSAGERWWIPLRTDEGTGVDTRLTR; this is translated from the coding sequence ATGGGCCGCACACACGACATGCCACCGAGTCGACCCAGGTGGAGGACGTACCTCGTCGAGGTGCTCGCGCTGGCCGTTCTTTTCGTCGGCCGAGCCAGCCTCGCCGACCACTACCATGTGCCCTCCGGCTCCATGGAGCCGACGCTGCGCATCAAGGACCACCTGGCGGTGGACAAGCGGGCGTACGGGCTGCGCATTCCCCTCACCCATGTGTGGCTCACCGAGAAGGAGCCGCAACGGGGGGACGTCGTCGTGTTCGACTCGCCCATCGACGGCAAGGTGATGGTGAAGCGGCTGGTGGGCCTGCCGGGAGACCGCATCCTCTTCGATGGCGAGTCGCTCGTCCTCAACGGGCAGCCCGTGGAGCAGCGCTTCACCGAGGAGGGTGTGCGGCTCGAGCTGCTACCGGGAGCGCTCCACCCCCTCGATCCGGAGCCCTATCAGGGGCCGGAGATGGACGAGGTGGTGATTCCGCCGCGGTACTACCTGGTGCTCGGGGACCACCGGGGTAACTCGGCCGACAGCCGCGTCTGGGGCCTCGTTCCCCGGGAGAACCTGCTCGGCCGCGCGGTGGCGGTCCTCTACAGCCCTCGCGAGGGGCTCTCCGCGGGCGAGCGCTGGTGGATTCCCCTGCGCACGGATGAGGGCACCGGCGTCGACACGCGCCTCACGCGTTAG
- a CDS encoding Ig-like domain-containing protein has translation MRSFPGNALLTACALALTACNDDPPPPRPFPADTEAPTVTATSPAESAEGLLPGATTEVSITFSEPMNPEAGTLVPSGGLTLGTATWSDRTLKVPVTSIRHDDAHALELKGFRDVAGNALDGTAFLGDGRLDFRTTSDRPRPAVASASPAEGTQELYPVEMYYDASASRPGTYFHKVLTVTFTEAMNPAFAQVELVNRTDSSLPPRALTGQWSPDGLTLTVRVSAPDEGGPPLEEESAYTLDLSALRSAAVGNRLDATPVLGDGKLDFTTGKRDGHLEHACTHTLASTAEALTAAPARPPFGFPPPTGVGHTRYRLTLPGEGPHEGYTELISKPAEDEDIVLYLGQELQVGAYDDLDGFEVLVELRAAPPACAGITHRARFSAAMGNRSYMLHFGPTDATTLEFVLERYAK, from the coding sequence ATGCGCTCCTTCCCTGGCAATGCCCTGCTCACCGCCTGTGCCCTGGCCCTGACGGCCTGCAACGACGATCCACCGCCTCCCCGCCCCTTCCCGGCGGACACCGAGGCCCCCACCGTGACGGCCACCTCCCCCGCCGAGAGCGCGGAGGGACTGCTCCCGGGTGCCACCACCGAGGTGTCCATCACCTTCAGCGAGCCCATGAACCCGGAGGCGGGCACCCTGGTGCCGTCGGGAGGGCTGACGCTCGGCACCGCCACCTGGTCGGACAGGACGCTGAAGGTGCCCGTCACGAGCATCCGCCATGACGACGCCCACGCCCTCGAGCTGAAGGGCTTCCGGGACGTGGCGGGCAACGCACTGGACGGCACGGCCTTCCTGGGCGATGGCCGGCTGGATTTCCGCACCACCTCGGATCGCCCCCGCCCGGCCGTCGCCTCCGCGAGCCCGGCGGAGGGGACCCAGGAGCTGTACCCCGTGGAGATGTATTACGACGCCTCGGCGAGCCGTCCGGGCACGTACTTCCACAAGGTGCTCACCGTGACGTTCACCGAGGCCATGAACCCGGCCTTCGCGCAGGTGGAGCTGGTGAACCGCACCGACTCCAGCCTCCCGCCGCGCGCCTTGACGGGACAGTGGTCACCCGATGGCCTCACGTTGACCGTCCGCGTCTCCGCCCCCGACGAGGGAGGACCGCCGCTGGAGGAGGAGTCCGCGTACACGCTGGATCTCTCCGCGCTGAGGAGCGCCGCCGTGGGCAACCGACTGGACGCCACCCCCGTCCTGGGTGACGGCAAGCTGGACTTCACGACCGGCAAGCGCGACGGCCACCTCGAGCACGCCTGCACCCATACCCTCGCCAGCACGGCGGAAGCCCTCACGGCCGCTCCCGCGCGCCCTCCCTTCGGGTTCCCGCCCCCGACGGGCGTGGGCCACACGCGCTACCGGCTGACCCTCCCGGGAGAGGGCCCTCACGAGGGCTATACGGAGCTCATCTCCAAGCCCGCCGAGGACGAGGACATCGTGCTGTACCTCGGCCAGGAGCTCCAGGTGGGTGCCTATGACGATCTGGACGGCTTCGAGGTTCTCGTGGAGCTCCGTGCCGCGCCTCCGGCCTGTGCTGGCATCACCCACCGGGCGCGCTTCAGTGCGGCGATGGGAAACCGGAGCTACATGCTGCACTTCGGTCCCACCGACGCCACGACGCTCGAGTTCGTCCTGGAGCGGTACGCGAAGTAG
- a CDS encoding AI-2E family transporter: MDSDRPVRPPVEPVNDREPVPVPRSQVTVKTVLTICATVVGVLAAIYLLIHGIVTLTLCVTAILLAVAVNHGVERLEKWGLKRSLAVGVVMFVILGALVGASFLVIPSAVAQVRELAARLPELNARIHEASLFKWLDARIQIDQRLGALGQGGSGLFQRAVDPALRVVGSVLAGVGAFVTVLFLVIFMLIYGGRVVRGLLAESLPAHRERYERVLGKVYNSVGGYIGGLGLIAVVNATCTTLFLAILGVPFFLPLGILSGLGSLVPLLGATMAGAVICLVALASGSGWDAAAVFVFAVLYQQFENHALAPIVYKRTVALNPLVTLLGIILFAELAGVLGAFLAVPIVGTCQIVIRELLLLRRERLGLPLKGDVAAQLEKRGHWRPPFWRRPRHV; this comes from the coding sequence GTGGATTCAGACAGGCCCGTTCGACCGCCGGTCGAGCCGGTGAATGATCGCGAGCCGGTGCCGGTGCCGCGTTCTCAGGTGACGGTGAAGACCGTGCTCACCATCTGCGCCACGGTGGTGGGGGTTCTGGCGGCCATCTACCTGCTGATCCACGGCATCGTCACCCTCACCCTGTGCGTGACGGCCATCCTCCTGGCGGTGGCGGTCAACCACGGCGTGGAGCGCCTGGAGAAGTGGGGGCTGAAGCGGTCCCTGGCCGTCGGGGTGGTGATGTTCGTGATACTGGGAGCGCTCGTTGGAGCGAGCTTCCTCGTCATCCCTTCCGCGGTGGCGCAGGTCCGGGAGCTGGCCGCGCGCCTGCCGGAGCTCAACGCGCGCATCCACGAGGCCAGTCTCTTCAAGTGGCTCGACGCACGCATCCAGATCGATCAGCGGCTGGGGGCGCTCGGCCAGGGGGGCTCGGGGCTCTTCCAGCGGGCGGTGGATCCGGCGTTGCGCGTGGTGGGAAGCGTGCTGGCCGGGGTAGGCGCCTTCGTCACCGTGCTCTTCCTCGTCATCTTCATGCTCATCTACGGTGGCAGGGTGGTGCGGGGGCTGCTCGCCGAGTCCCTCCCCGCCCACCGGGAGCGCTACGAGCGGGTGCTGGGCAAGGTGTACAACTCCGTGGGGGGCTACATCGGCGGACTGGGCCTCATCGCCGTGGTGAACGCCACCTGCACCACCCTCTTCCTGGCCATCCTCGGCGTGCCCTTCTTCCTGCCGCTCGGCATCCTCTCCGGACTGGGCAGCCTCGTTCCCCTGCTGGGCGCCACCATGGCCGGCGCGGTCATCTGCCTGGTGGCGCTCGCCTCGGGGAGCGGCTGGGACGCGGCGGCGGTCTTCGTCTTCGCCGTGCTCTACCAGCAGTTCGAGAACCACGCGCTGGCGCCCATCGTCTACAAGCGCACCGTGGCCCTCAACCCGCTGGTGACACTGCTCGGCATCATCCTCTTCGCCGAGCTGGCCGGGGTGCTCGGGGCCTTCCTCGCGGTGCCCATCGTGGGCACCTGTCAGATCGTCATCCGCGAGCTACTCCTCCTGCGGCGCGAGCGTCTCGGCCTGCCCTTGAAGGGGGATGTGGCCGCGCAGCTCGAGAAGCGCGGGCACTGGCGTCCACCTTTCTGGCGCCGGCCCCGGCACGTGTGA
- a CDS encoding SDR family NAD(P)-dependent oxidoreductase, which translates to MSQKLELRGKWTLVTGASSGLGVEIARSIARDHGGNVLVVARRRDRLEALCEELRSRHGVQAACITADLSRPEDVERVFTEATHERDIHAVVFNAGVTYWGEALKLGWSEFQAMLNTNVTSMVRLSTLFMSYLVERGTKGGLMLVSSMASIIPVPYQAAYSGTKAFVTSYGQALAQEVRHTGVSVTVFVPGGISTEMLDRTGLSNRFKAGELGMMTAEQASAHAVRAFIHRRELYVPGLLNQTLALAARMLPRGFLAQRTAALYRPEP; encoded by the coding sequence ATGAGTCAGAAGCTGGAGCTTCGAGGGAAGTGGACCCTCGTCACCGGAGCCTCGTCGGGGCTGGGCGTGGAGATCGCCCGGTCGATTGCCAGGGACCATGGCGGCAACGTGCTGGTGGTGGCGCGGAGGCGCGACCGGTTGGAGGCGCTGTGCGAGGAGCTGCGCTCGCGCCATGGGGTACAGGCCGCCTGCATCACGGCCGACCTGTCACGCCCGGAGGACGTGGAGCGTGTCTTCACCGAGGCCACGCACGAGCGGGACATCCACGCTGTCGTGTTCAACGCCGGGGTGACGTACTGGGGCGAGGCGCTGAAGCTGGGCTGGAGCGAGTTCCAGGCCATGCTGAACACCAACGTCACGAGCATGGTGCGCCTGTCCACGCTCTTCATGAGCTACCTGGTCGAGCGGGGGACGAAGGGCGGGCTGATGCTCGTGTCGAGCATGGCGAGCATCATCCCGGTGCCGTACCAGGCGGCCTACAGCGGCACCAAGGCCTTCGTCACCAGCTATGGACAGGCGCTGGCGCAGGAGGTGCGGCACACGGGCGTGTCCGTCACGGTCTTCGTACCGGGCGGCATCTCCACGGAGATGCTGGACAGGACGGGGCTGTCCAACCGCTTCAAGGCGGGGGAGCTGGGGATGATGACGGCCGAGCAGGCCTCGGCGCACGCGGTGCGGGCCTTCATCCACCGCAGGGAGCTGTACGTGCCCGGGCTGCTCAACCAGACGCTGGCCCTGGCCGCGAGGATGCTCCCGCGGGGCTTCCTGGCCCAGCGCACGGCGGCCCTCTACCGCCCCGAGCCCTGA
- a CDS encoding TonB family protein, translating into MWISCLVLCLLGAAADVPVTPPVPLEAPPPVMPADSPPLAAPATVLLRLTIDEQGEVSRVEVRESAGVSFDRAAMAAAVRWRFQPARRGEVSLEVQADVPVTFAPPAPGDTVPPGEDPHPSPLPEGEGASTAGNTGADTLTPALSQREREVPSFATTVRGRTSAPPPAAVGDFHIPVGQLADVPRNSASDLMLLAPGVMLANHGGEGHADTIFIRGFDAGEGKDVEFRLNGVPLNEVSHAHGHGYADTYFIIPELVDSLRVTEGPYDPSQGDFGVAGTVEYQLGLRRRGLTASASYGSFASRRLSLVWGPPESNEATFVGLLLRQGHGFGPNRAYANAGAMAQVEFRVGEETRLRLFGASYAARFSSAGVVRETDVVDGRMPCAADPDSQFFCLYDPNQGGAGQRHLLSAELQSRLRRGGRFVQQGFVVLRQMRIRDDFTGFLNDQPPVGESQRGDNTEQYYRGTTMGLRGRYTPGLSWLGQPQPLELGYVARFDDVLTRARRLRDHGGAPYRTLFDNQVRTTNLGAYASLRLAPLSWLTLRGGLRLDTFLFGVEDQNRPSSDRQGERIPEESVEAYGFFASPRATAEVRLSPHLTWLTSAGLGARSSDAAALSDAELAPYARVTAAETGLGWKLGGEGRPYSLEARGAVFATRVSQDLVFDETAGRNQPVGPSQRLGAFATTRFTLEERLDVQASVAWARATLPLPGASPWKPWEGTVMPYIPQLLGRLDASVRGDVSIAGLPVGWNLALGHSAIGPKPLPLDRYSEPIFLFDVAARARWNWMELGVSVSNLLDARWHEAEFNYVSNFRGPDAPASLMATRHFAAGAPRTFQGTLTVYLDFQQEEPQP; encoded by the coding sequence ATGTGGATCTCCTGTCTGGTGCTCTGCCTGCTGGGCGCCGCGGCCGATGTGCCAGTGACCCCCCCCGTGCCCCTGGAGGCGCCTCCCCCGGTGATGCCCGCGGACTCGCCTCCGCTCGCTGCCCCCGCCACGGTGCTCTTGCGTCTCACCATCGACGAGCAGGGGGAGGTGTCGCGCGTGGAGGTGCGCGAGTCGGCGGGGGTTTCGTTCGACCGGGCCGCCATGGCCGCCGCCGTTCGCTGGCGGTTTCAGCCCGCTCGGCGCGGGGAGGTGAGCCTGGAGGTCCAGGCCGATGTGCCCGTGACTTTTGCGCCTCCTGCTCCGGGGGACACGGTGCCGCCCGGGGAAGACCCTCACCCCAGCCCTCTCCCAGAGGGAGAGGGGGCATCCACGGCGGGGAACACGGGGGCGGATACCCTCACCCCAGCCCTCTCCCAGAGGGAGAGGGAGGTTCCTTCTTTCGCCACCACCGTGCGCGGCCGGACCTCCGCTCCTCCTCCCGCCGCCGTCGGGGACTTCCATATTCCCGTGGGGCAACTCGCGGATGTTCCTCGCAACTCCGCCTCAGACCTCATGTTGTTGGCTCCCGGTGTGATGCTCGCCAACCACGGTGGAGAGGGGCATGCCGACACCATCTTCATCCGCGGCTTTGATGCCGGTGAGGGCAAGGACGTGGAGTTCCGTCTCAATGGTGTGCCCCTCAATGAGGTGTCTCATGCCCATGGTCATGGGTATGCGGACACCTATTTCATCATTCCGGAGTTGGTGGACTCGCTGCGCGTCACCGAGGGGCCCTATGACCCATCCCAGGGTGACTTCGGCGTGGCGGGCACCGTGGAGTACCAGCTCGGCCTGAGGCGCCGCGGCCTCACCGCGTCCGCCAGCTATGGCAGCTTCGCCTCGCGCCGGTTGTCCCTCGTCTGGGGGCCTCCCGAGTCCAATGAGGCCACCTTCGTGGGACTGCTGCTGCGCCAGGGTCATGGTTTCGGACCCAACCGCGCCTACGCCAACGCGGGCGCCATGGCTCAAGTGGAGTTCCGCGTCGGCGAGGAGACGCGGCTGCGTCTGTTCGGCGCCAGTTACGCGGCGCGCTTCTCCTCGGCGGGCGTCGTCCGTGAGACGGACGTGGTGGACGGACGCATGCCCTGCGCGGCCGACCCGGACTCCCAGTTCTTCTGTCTCTATGACCCGAACCAGGGCGGGGCCGGACAGCGCCACCTCCTCTCCGCCGAACTGCAGTCTCGGCTGCGCCGGGGTGGTCGTTTCGTACAGCAGGGTTTCGTCGTGCTGCGGCAGATGCGCATCCGCGACGACTTCACCGGCTTCCTCAATGACCAGCCCCCCGTTGGAGAGTCGCAGCGCGGCGACAACACCGAGCAGTACTACCGGGGCACCACCATGGGCCTGCGCGGGCGCTACACGCCGGGACTCTCCTGGCTGGGGCAGCCGCAACCGCTGGAGCTGGGCTACGTGGCCCGCTTCGACGACGTCCTCACCCGTGCCCGGCGCCTGCGCGACCACGGCGGCGCGCCCTACCGCACCCTCTTCGACAACCAGGTGCGTACCACCAACCTGGGCGCCTACGCCTCTCTCCGGCTCGCTCCGCTGTCCTGGCTCACCCTGCGGGGCGGCCTGCGCCTGGACACCTTCCTCTTCGGCGTGGAGGACCAGAACCGGCCCTCCTCGGACAGGCAGGGCGAGCGCATTCCCGAGGAGTCCGTGGAGGCCTATGGCTTCTTCGCCAGCCCCCGCGCCACCGCCGAGGTGCGGCTCTCCCCCCACCTCACCTGGCTCACCAGCGCGGGCCTGGGCGCGCGCTCCAGCGACGCGGCGGCGCTCTCCGACGCGGAGCTCGCTCCCTATGCCCGCGTGACCGCCGCGGAGACGGGTCTGGGTTGGAAGCTGGGTGGGGAAGGGCGGCCGTACTCGCTGGAAGCTCGCGGGGCCGTGTTCGCCACCCGCGTCTCCCAGGACCTCGTCTTCGACGAGACGGCCGGCCGCAACCAGCCCGTGGGCCCCTCGCAGCGGCTGGGCGCCTTCGCCACCACGCGCTTCACCCTCGAGGAGCGCTTGGACGTCCAGGCCAGCGTCGCCTGGGCCCGCGCCACGTTGCCCCTTCCTGGTGCCTCGCCGTGGAAGCCGTGGGAGGGCACCGTCATGCCCTACATCCCCCAGCTCCTCGGCCGGCTGGATGCCTCCGTGCGCGGCGACGTCTCCATCGCCGGGCTGCCGGTGGGGTGGAACCTGGCCCTGGGACACAGCGCCATCGGACCCAAGCCGCTGCCGCTCGACCGCTACAGCGAGCCCATCTTCCTCTTCGACGTGGCCGCCCGGGCCCGGTGGAACTGGATGGAGCTCGGCGTGTCCGTGTCGAACCTGCTCGACGCGCGCTGGCACGAGGCCGAGTTCAACTACGTCTCCAACTTCCGCGGCCCGGACGCGCCGGCCTCGCTGATGGCCACCCGCCACTTCGCCGCGGGTGCCCCGCGCACCTTCCAGGGCACCCTCACCGTCTACCTGGACTTCCAACAGGAGGAGCCGCAGCCATGA
- a CDS encoding putative metal-binding motif-containing protein — protein sequence MKMTMRNIGGALIGLSLAACGPGLEEEQDTSWQEQGLEAGCTALGSTISSHSCVHSTNSADHVSVTATSGLTSSTPSINTAHKQFDVTLPASAAGTVKFQPATAGSWAFFLTQNTAITVKDSAGNTLSSALTHSVSGCALTKVAVFNLSSTTTAYQVVLGPASGNLVGVVAERVEDYTVRYYQDSDADAWGNSSVSVLTACVPPAGYITQRYDCNDANASINPSAAEITGNSVDENCNGSLTN from the coding sequence ATGAAGATGACGATGCGAAACATCGGCGGTGCGCTCATCGGCCTGTCGCTGGCGGCCTGCGGCCCGGGCCTGGAGGAGGAGCAGGACACCTCGTGGCAGGAGCAGGGGCTCGAGGCCGGCTGCACGGCGCTCGGCTCCACCATCAGCTCGCACTCCTGCGTGCACTCGACCAACAGCGCGGACCACGTGAGCGTGACGGCGACGAGCGGCCTGACCTCCTCGACGCCGAGCATCAACACCGCGCACAAGCAGTTCGACGTGACCCTGCCGGCCAGCGCCGCGGGAACGGTGAAGTTCCAGCCGGCCACCGCGGGCTCGTGGGCCTTCTTCCTGACGCAGAACACCGCCATCACGGTGAAGGACAGCGCGGGCAATACGCTCAGCTCCGCGCTCACCCACTCCGTGAGCGGCTGCGCGCTGACGAAGGTGGCCGTGTTCAACCTGAGCAGCACCACCACCGCGTATCAGGTGGTGCTGGGGCCCGCGTCGGGCAACCTGGTGGGCGTGGTCGCCGAGCGCGTGGAGGACTACACCGTCCGCTACTACCAGGACTCGGATGCTGACGCCTGGGGCAACAGCAGCGTCTCCGTCCTCACCGCGTGCGTGCCGCCGGCCGGCTACATCACCCAGCGCTACGACTGCAACGACGCGAACGCCAGCATCAACCCCTCGGCCGCGGAGATCACCGGCAACAGCGTGGACGAGAACTGCAATGGCTCGCTGACGAACTAG